In Humulus lupulus chromosome 6, drHumLupu1.1, whole genome shotgun sequence, a single genomic region encodes these proteins:
- the LOC133781927 gene encoding protein PELPK1-like, with translation MAYHRLPNLVLSFLVLTFSFCISSVMVAEARQLLETPSLPKVPEIPKPELPKLPELPKFEIPKVPELPKPEAPKLPEVPHELPKPEIPKIPEVPKPEAPKLPELPHELSKPQIPKVPELPKPEAPKLPEVPKPEVPKLHELSHDDTPKVPELPKLEVPKMPELPKFEVPKLPEMPHEFPKLDIPRLPELPHELPKPNLPTIPGLSKDNSMPSLNTPPKTSKP, from the coding sequence ATGGCTTATCATCGCCTCCCAAATTTGGTGTTATCATTTCTGGTTCTTACATTTTCTTTTTGTATCAGCAGCGTAATGGTTGCTGAGGCACGCCAGTTGTTAGAGACTCCTAGCCTTCCAAAGGTACCTGAGATTCCAAAGCCCGAGCTTCCCAAGTTGCCCGAACTGCCAAAGTTTGAAATTCCTAAAGTTCCTGAACTACCAAAGCCTGAAGCCCCTAAATTGCCTGAGGTACCTCATGAGTTGCCAAAGCCTGAAATTCCCAAGATTCCTGAAGTGCCAAAACCCGAAGCCCCAAAGTTGCCTGAGCTGCCTCATGAGCTGTCAAAGCCTCAAATTCCCAAGGTTCCTGAACTGCCAAAACCCGAAGCCCCAAAGTTGCCTGAGGTGCCAAAGCCTGAAGTCCCTAAGTTGCATGAATTGAGCCATGACGATACCCCTAAGGTACCTGAATTGCCAAAACTTGAAGTTCCAAAGATGCCAGAGTTGCCAAAATTTGAAGTTCCTAAGTTGCCTGAAATGCCCCATGAATTTCCTAAGCTTGACATTCCTAGATTACCTGAACTCCCACATGAGCTTCCTAAACCCAATTTGCCAACCATTCCTGGTCTTTCCAAGGATAACTCTATGCCTTCCCTCAACACCCCACCAAAGACCAGTAAGCCTTGA
- the LOC133781924 gene encoding protein PELPK1-like: MAYYQCIPNFVLPFLVLTSSFFISSMMVVEARHLLETTPSLPKVPEIPKPELPKMPELPKLDIPKVPEVPKPQVPKLPEVPHELPKPEIPKVPEVPKPEAPKLPEVPHELPKPETPKVPEVPKPEAPKLPELPKPELPKVPELPKPEVPKLHELSHDDVPKVPELPKLDAPKVPELPKLDAPKLPELPKFEAPKVPELPKFEVPKLPEFPHELPKPEIPKLPEIPHELPKPTLPTIPSLNTSPQTTTKP, encoded by the coding sequence ATGGCTTATTATCAATGCATTCCAAACTTTGTGTTACCATTTCTGGTTCTTACTTCTTCTTTCTTTATCAGCAGCATGATGGTTGTCGAGGCACGCCATTTGCTAGAAACTACTCCTAGCTTACCAAAGGTACCTGAGATTCCAAAGCCCGAACTCCCAAAGATGCCTGAGCTGCCAAAGTTAGATATTCCTAAGGTTCCTGAAGTACCAAAACCACAAGTCCCAAAGTTGCCCGAGGTGCCTCATGAGCTACCAAAACCTGAAATTCCTAAGGTTCCTGAAGTACCGAAACCCGAAGCGCCAAAGTTGCCTGAGGTGCCTCATGAGCTGCCAAAGCCTGAAACTCCCAAGGTTCCTGAAGTGCCAAAACCCGAAGCCCCAAAGTTACCTGAGCTACCAAAGCCTGAACTCCCCAAAGTTCCTGAACTACCAAAGCCTGAAGTCCCTAAATTGCACGAACTGAGCCATGATGATGTCCCTAAGGTACCTGAATTGCCAAAACTTGATGCTCCTAAGGTGCCTGAATTGCCAAAACTTGATGCTCCTAAGTTGCCTGAATTGCCAAAATTCGAAGCTCCCAAGGTGCCTGAATTACCAAAATTTGAAGTTCCTAAGTTACCTGAATTTCCCCATGAACTTCCTAAGCCTGAAATTCCGAAGTTACCTGAAATCCCACATGAGCTTCCTAAGCCCACATTACCAACCATTCCTTCCCTCAATACTTCACCTCAGACCACTACTAAGCCTTGA